The sequence ATCAGGTATGGCAACTGATCGCTTTGCTTTTATCGGCTTTCTCCCTCGTCAGCAGCGTGAACGACGTGAGATACTGCAAGAAATTGCTGATCTTACGCTAACCGTGATCTGTTTCGAGACGCCACACCGCCTCCTTGAGACGCTAGCAGACATAGATACCATTCTTGGTCAGCGTCAACTGGCGATTGCCAATGATCTGACCAAGCGCTTTGAGGCGGTCTTCCGTGGTACAGCAGCCGAGCTACTGACTCACTTTACCCACCAGATGCCCCGTGGCGAATTTACTATTGTGATAGCCGGAGCCGCGGCGGGAGCCACCCGGAAACGTGATCGCCTGCGTTTACGTACCACCACAGCAACCGTGGAACCGGCAGTGATCGCAGCCCATTTACAACGATTGCGCGCCGCAGGGGTGAGTGGCAGCGCCGCTGTCCGCCAGACGGCACAGGAACTCGGGGTAGCAAAAAATACTGTCTACGCGATCTGGCTGGAAATCGCCGCTGACGAAACTGCGTAAGACCGGCTCAAAACAAGAGCATCGCGACATTTTCGCCTTCAGATTCCATTCGCCGTGCACGGTTCAGTAACCGATGAACAGCATTCATTTCATCTGGGGTAAGACTGGAGTATCGCCGGCATCCTCTTGCATAGGGGTAGGGAAACCTGCCCCTACGCACGATCACGGGGAGGATTGGCGAGCCAACAGGGTAGGGCAGACCATCCCCAACGAGAAGCTATGGCATCCGCACGCACGGCGGTTAGGTCACGAGTCGATACCACGCTGTCTCACTGGTGGGAATGGTAAAAACGTTGCCAACCCCTGCTTCATAACACGCCAACCGTACTATTGTCGCCCAGCATAAAGCGGTACGCCTTCGGGCGCAACGGACTACGGGTAATCTCCACGTTCCGCCCGATCAGGCTATCTTCCAGGCGATGTGGAAGACCACGAATTGTGCAGTATTCAAGCACAATACTGTGCTCTATTTCGCATTCTTCGATGTGGCAGTGGTGATAAATTGATGTAAACGGGCCAACATAAGCATTCACAAT comes from Chloroflexus sp. Y-396-1 and encodes:
- the rsmI gene encoding 16S rRNA (cytidine(1402)-2'-O)-methyltransferase, with amino-acid sequence MGTLYIVATPIGNLEDITLRALRILREVSLIAAEDTRHTRILLDHYQINTPCISYHEHNKLARRDEILTALNSGDVALVSDAGTPAIADPGQELVQACLAAGHTITPVPGPSAPIAALVASGMATDRFAFIGFLPRQQRERREILQEIADLTLTVICFETPHRLLETLADIDTILGQRQLAIANDLTKRFEAVFRGTAAELLTHFTHQMPRGEFTIVIAGAAAGATRKRDRLRLRTTTATVEPAVIAAHLQRLRAAGVSGSAAVRQTAQELGVAKNTVYAIWLEIAADETA